Proteins from a single region of Caloramator sp. E03:
- the citC gene encoding [citrate (pro-3S)-lyase] ligase, whose amino-acid sequence MYDISIEKADNDDIEKVKILLREEGLEYDDAEYTAIARLKGEIVGTCSFSGKVIKCFAVKEKLKGEGISLKLITHITNEMFDRGIYGSFIFTKPLNAQIFKTMGYRIVHSVDEVALLEGGTFDVKKYTVDMFLNSGLGNEKKAAIVMNCNPFTLGHRFLIEKASNENEKVVVFIVEEEKSVFPFNIRYNLVKEGVSDLKNVVVIPGGNYIISSATFPTYFIKHFDERLSAYTKLDAGIFGKYIAPQFNIVKRYVGTEPYCKVTSKYNEALMEVLPNFNITLELVKRLSKDERAISASMVRGLIKEEKIESIRDLVPDVTYNYLISDDAKPIIERIKNGR is encoded by the coding sequence ATGTATGATATTTCTATAGAAAAAGCAGATAATGATGATATTGAAAAAGTAAAGATACTTTTAAGGGAAGAAGGACTTGAATATGACGATGCAGAATATACTGCCATAGCGCGATTAAAGGGTGAAATAGTTGGAACTTGTTCTTTTTCAGGAAAAGTTATAAAGTGTTTTGCTGTAAAGGAGAAGTTAAAAGGTGAAGGTATATCTTTAAAATTGATAACTCACATTACTAATGAAATGTTTGACAGAGGAATATATGGAAGTTTTATATTCACAAAACCTTTAAATGCACAAATATTTAAAACTATGGGATATAGGATAGTACATTCAGTAGATGAGGTTGCACTTCTTGAAGGAGGAACCTTTGATGTAAAAAAATATACTGTGGATATGTTTTTAAATAGTGGACTAGGGAATGAGAAAAAGGCAGCTATAGTTATGAACTGTAATCCCTTTACTTTAGGGCATAGGTTTTTAATAGAAAAGGCATCAAATGAAAATGAAAAGGTTGTTGTTTTTATTGTTGAAGAAGAAAAATCGGTGTTTCCCTTTAATATAAGATACAACCTTGTTAAAGAAGGAGTTTCTGATTTGAAAAATGTAGTAGTGATACCGGGAGGAAACTATATAATATCCTCTGCAACTTTTCCGACTTATTTTATAAAGCATTTTGATGAAAGACTTAGTGCATATACAAAACTTGATGCAGGTATATTTGGAAAGTATATAGCACCTCAGTTTAATATAGTAAAAAGATATGTAGGGACTGAACCCTATTGCAAAGTTACATCAAAATATAATGAAGCATTAATGGAAGTTTTACCTAATTTTAATATAACACTTGAGCTTGTTAAAAGGCTTTCAAAAGATGAAAGGGCGATAAGTGCTTCAATGGTTAGAGGTTTAATTAAGGAAGAAAAAATTGAAAGCATTAGGGATTTAGTTCCTGATGTTACTTATAATTACCTTATATCTGATGATGCAAAACCCATAATTGAGAGGATTAAAAATGGTAGATAA
- a CDS encoding HpcH/HpaI aldolase/citrate lyase family protein produces MKLRRSMLFIPGNNPGMIQNAGVLGADSIILDLEDAVSISEKDSARILVRNALKFLDFYDTEVVVRINPLSTDFGYDDIKEISKVRPHGLLIPKSTEEDIKACDDILNRIEEFEGMKRQSIKLFPLIETAYGLENVYNIIKSSERVEGVLIGAEDLTADLGIKRTKEGDEIFYARCKVASACRAFRVDAIDTPFTDLNDEESFIKDINRAKSIGMTGKAAINPRQIDTIHEVFAPSLDEINYAIRIMKAKDEAKKEGKGVFSLDGKMVDAPIIARAQNILDKAKLSGLYKG; encoded by the coding sequence ATGAAACTTAGAAGGAGTATGCTGTTTATTCCTGGAAACAACCCTGGGATGATACAAAATGCAGGAGTACTTGGAGCAGACAGCATAATATTAGACTTAGAGGATGCTGTAAGCATTAGTGAAAAGGATTCTGCAAGAATTCTTGTTAGGAATGCTTTAAAATTTTTAGATTTTTATGATACTGAAGTTGTTGTTAGGATAAATCCACTTTCAACGGATTTTGGATATGATGATATTAAAGAGATTTCAAAGGTAAGGCCTCATGGGCTTTTAATTCCAAAATCAACGGAAGAAGATATTAAGGCATGCGATGATATATTAAATAGGATAGAGGAATTTGAAGGAATGAAAAGGCAAAGCATAAAGCTCTTCCCTTTGATAGAGACAGCCTATGGGCTTGAAAATGTATATAACATAATAAAATCATCAGAAAGAGTAGAGGGAGTTCTTATTGGAGCTGAGGATTTAACGGCAGACCTTGGAATTAAAAGGACTAAAGAAGGTGATGAAATTTTTTATGCAAGATGTAAGGTTGCATCGGCATGTAGAGCCTTCAGAGTTGATGCTATAGATACCCCTTTTACAGATTTAAATGATGAAGAGAGTTTTATAAAGGATATAAATAGGGCAAAATCAATAGGTATGACGGGAAAAGCTGCAATAAACCCAAGGCAGATAGACACTATTCATGAAGTTTTTGCCCCAAGCTTAGATGAAATAAACTATGCAATAAGGATAATGAAGGCTAAGGATGAGGCAAAAAAAGAAGGCAAAGGTGTATTCTCATTAGATGGGAAAATGGTAGATGCTCCGATAATTGCAAGAGCTCAAAACATACTTGATAAGGCAAAGCTTTCAGGTCTATATAAGGGGTGA
- the citD gene encoding citrate lyase acyl carrier protein, producing MEIKKSAKAGTFESNDIYVMVQPNDKRTIEINLESIVKKQFGKQIEKVIMDTLKELGVKSVIITAKDRGALDYTIKSRIETAIRRAL from the coding sequence ATGGAGATAAAAAAAAGTGCAAAGGCAGGAACTTTTGAATCAAATGATATATATGTAATGGTTCAGCCCAATGATAAGAGAACAATTGAAATAAATCTTGAAAGTATAGTTAAAAAACAGTTTGGAAAACAAATAGAAAAGGTTATAATGGATACCTTAAAGGAACTTGGTGTAAAGAGCGTTATAATTACAGCCAAGGATAGAGGTGCCCTGGACTATACAATAAAATCAAGAATTGAAACTGCAATTAGAAGGGCACTTTAG
- a CDS encoding Fe-S-containing hydro-lyase — MKKRITTPLTDDAVKELKAGDSVLLTGYIYTARDAAHKRFIELLNDGKDLPFDIKGQVIYYVGPTPAREGMPIGSAGPTTSYRMDPYAPKLLEIGLKGMIGKGSRNDEVINAIKKYNGVYFAAIGGAAALTAKCVKSSELIAYEDLGAEAVRRLYVEDLPLIVVIDSEGNNYYEIGQREYLSSINK; from the coding sequence ATGAAAAAGAGGATTACAACTCCCCTTACTGATGATGCAGTAAAGGAATTGAAGGCAGGGGATAGCGTACTTTTAACAGGATATATATATACTGCAAGGGATGCAGCCCATAAAAGGTTTATTGAACTTTTAAATGATGGTAAGGATCTGCCCTTTGATATAAAGGGACAGGTAATTTATTATGTAGGACCAACACCGGCAAGAGAGGGGATGCCAATAGGTTCAGCAGGGCCAACTACAAGCTACAGGATGGATCCTTATGCGCCAAAGCTTTTGGAGATTGGACTTAAGGGCATGATAGGAAAGGGGTCAAGAAACGATGAGGTAATAAATGCTATTAAAAAATATAATGGCGTTTATTTTGCTGCAATAGGCGGTGCAGCAGCTCTTACTGCAAAGTGTGTTAAATCATCAGAACTTATAGCCTATGAGGATTTAGGAGCAGAAGCTGTAAGAAGGCTTTATGTTGAGGATTTGCCCTTAATTGTTGTTATAGACAGTGAGGGAAATAATTATTATGAAATAGGCCAAAGGGAATATTTAAGTTCAATTAACAAGTAG
- a CDS encoding fumarate hydratase, translating to MREIHVSKIVETVKRLCIDSNYYLNDDIRERLKDSKDKEIFPVAQNILDIILENADIAKNENMPMCQDTGMAIVFLEIGQDVHITGGSIEDAVNEGVRQGYSEGYLRKSVVGDPIERINTKDNTPAIIHYSIVPGDKLKIIVAPKGFGSENMSQLKMLKPADGIEGVKDFVLKVVKEAGPNPCPPIVVGIGIGGTFEKAAFLAKKALLRPVDVRNSNPYYAKLEEELLEKINSLGIGPQGFGGRTTALSVNVETYATHIAGLPVAVNINCHATRHAEAVL from the coding sequence ATGAGAGAAATTCATGTTTCAAAGATAGTTGAAACTGTAAAAAGGCTATGTATTGATTCAAATTACTATTTAAATGATGATATCAGAGAAAGGCTTAAAGACTCAAAGGATAAAGAAATATTTCCAGTTGCACAGAATATACTTGATATAATACTTGAAAACGCTGATATTGCAAAAAATGAAAATATGCCTATGTGTCAGGATACGGGTATGGCTATTGTTTTTCTTGAAATAGGTCAAGATGTACATATAACAGGAGGAAGCATTGAGGATGCTGTAAATGAAGGAGTAAGACAGGGATATAGTGAAGGATATTTAAGAAAATCTGTGGTAGGGGATCCTATAGAGAGGATAAATACGAAGGATAATACTCCAGCGATAATCCATTACAGTATAGTACCTGGGGATAAACTAAAGATAATAGTTGCTCCAAAGGGCTTTGGAAGCGAAAATATGAGTCAGCTTAAAATGCTAAAACCTGCTGATGGTATAGAAGGTGTTAAAGATTTTGTTTTAAAGGTTGTAAAGGAGGCAGGACCTAATCCCTGCCCTCCAATAGTAGTTGGAATTGGAATAGGGGGAACCTTTGAGAAAGCAGCATTTCTTGCTAAAAAAGCTCTTTTAAGACCTGTCGATGTTAGAAACTCTAATCCATACTATGCAAAGCTTGAAGAAGAACTTTTAGAGAAAATAAATTCCCTTGGTATTGGGCCTCAAGGGTTTGGAGGAAGGACTACTGCTCTTTCAGTTAATGTTGAAACTTATGCAACACACATTGCAGGGCTTCCTGTTGCAGTTAATATAAACTGCCATGCCACAAGGCATGCAGAGGCTGTTTTATAA
- a CDS encoding methylaspartate ammonia-lyase: protein MKVVDVLCSAGRTGFFFDDQRAIKKGAVHDGFTYIGEPVTEGFKKIRVAGESISVMLILEDGQIAYGDCAAVQYSGAGGRDPLFLAKDFIPIIEKHIAPMLIGRELKSFKDLAEEIDTMLVDGKRLHTAIRYGITQAILDGVAKSKKLTMAEVIRYEYNTGIEFKEVPIFTQSGDDRYNNVDKMIIKGADVLPHGLINNVKEKLGERGELLREYVVWLRDRIMHLRTSEDYNPILHIDVYGTIGIAFNNDIEKMVDYISELERAAYPLKLRIEGPMDVENREGQMMELKKLRKALKEKGIGVEIVADEWCNTWEDIKYFTDEQAADMIQIKTPDLGGVNNIVEAILYCKKHGIGAYCGGTCNETDRSAQVCTNIAIACGADQCLAKPGMGVDEGFMIVYNEMQRVLTLAKNRERINNALNKS, encoded by the coding sequence ATGAAAGTAGTAGATGTTTTATGCAGTGCAGGAAGAACGGGTTTTTTCTTCGATGATCAAAGAGCTATAAAAAAAGGAGCAGTTCATGATGGATTTACCTATATTGGAGAGCCTGTGACTGAAGGATTTAAAAAAATAAGGGTTGCTGGAGAGTCGATATCTGTAATGTTAATCCTTGAGGATGGTCAAATTGCTTATGGAGATTGTGCAGCAGTTCAGTATTCTGGAGCAGGAGGAAGGGATCCGCTATTTCTTGCAAAGGATTTTATTCCAATAATAGAAAAACATATAGCTCCAATGCTTATAGGAAGAGAGCTTAAAAGCTTTAAAGATTTAGCAGAAGAAATAGATACAATGCTTGTTGATGGTAAAAGACTTCATACAGCAATAAGATATGGTATTACCCAGGCAATACTAGATGGTGTTGCAAAGTCTAAAAAGCTTACAATGGCTGAGGTTATAAGGTATGAATACAATACAGGGATTGAGTTCAAGGAAGTTCCAATATTTACTCAATCAGGAGACGACAGGTATAATAATGTTGACAAGATGATTATAAAGGGAGCTGATGTTTTGCCACACGGCCTTATAAACAATGTGAAGGAAAAGCTTGGAGAGAGAGGAGAGCTTTTAAGGGAGTATGTTGTGTGGCTGAGGGATAGAATAATGCACCTTAGAACATCAGAGGACTATAACCCTATTTTGCATATTGATGTATACGGAACTATTGGAATAGCTTTTAACAATGATATTGAAAAGATGGTAGACTACATTTCAGAACTTGAAAGGGCAGCCTATCCATTAAAGCTTAGGATAGAAGGGCCTATGGATGTGGAAAACAGGGAAGGACAGATGATGGAGCTTAAAAAGCTTAGAAAGGCACTAAAAGAAAAGGGTATTGGTGTTGAAATTGTTGCAGATGAATGGTGCAACACTTGGGAGGATATAAAATACTTTACAGATGAGCAGGCAGCGGATATGATACAGATTAAAACTCCTGATCTTGGAGGAGTAAATAATATAGTTGAAGCTATATTGTATTGTAAAAAACACGGCATTGGTGCTTACTGTGGGGGAACCTGTAATGAAACGGACCGCTCAGCTCAGGTTTGCACGAATATAGCAATAGCCTGTGGCGCTGACCAGTGTCTTGCAAAACCAGGAATGGGTGTTGATGAAGGATTTATGATAGTTTATAATGAAATGCAAAGGGTTTTGACTCTTGCAAAAAATAGGGAGAGGATAAACAATGCATTAAATAAATCTTAG
- a CDS encoding methylaspartate mutase subunit E, producing MELRNKKWSEEEFFKVRSEVLNQWPTGKDVNLKEAAEYLRKVPEHKNFCSKLKKAKEEGITLAQPRAGVAIVEDHINLLKYLQDEGEADLLPSTIDSYTRQNRYNECEVGIEESKKAGRSMLNGFPAVNYGLKECRRVYEAVNLPLQARHGTPDARLLSEIIHASGWTSNEGGGISYNIPYAKSVSIEKSLIDWQYCDRLVGIYEEMGISLNREPFGPLTGTLVPPSMSNAVAIIEGLLAAEQGVKNLTLGYGQCGNLIQDVAAIRALVEQAEEYFKEYGYDVELTTVFHQWMGGFPQDESKAFGVICTGSAAAALAGATKVIVKTPHEAVGIPTKEANAAGIKATKQTLNLLRGQRLPLSKELKDEIELIKSETKCIIDEVLKLGRGDIAVGTVKAFEAGVLDIPFAPSKYNAGKMLPARDNNGAVRYLEFGNVPLNKEIKDYNRKLLEDRAKYEGRDVSFQMVVDDIFAVGRGVLIGRPEK from the coding sequence ATGGAGCTTAGAAATAAAAAATGGAGTGAAGAAGAATTCTTTAAAGTTAGAAGTGAAGTTTTAAATCAGTGGCCAACAGGTAAAGATGTTAACTTAAAGGAGGCTGCTGAATATCTTAGGAAGGTTCCTGAACATAAGAATTTTTGCTCAAAACTTAAAAAAGCTAAAGAAGAAGGAATAACTCTTGCACAGCCAAGGGCTGGAGTTGCTATTGTTGAAGATCATATAAACCTTTTAAAGTATCTACAGGATGAAGGGGAAGCGGACCTTCTACCATCAACAATAGACAGCTATACAAGGCAGAACAGATATAATGAGTGTGAGGTTGGAATAGAAGAGAGTAAAAAGGCAGGACGTTCAATGCTGAATGGTTTTCCCGCTGTAAACTATGGACTTAAAGAATGCAGAAGAGTATATGAGGCAGTAAATCTTCCACTTCAAGCAAGACATGGAACGCCTGATGCAAGGCTCTTATCAGAAATAATACATGCATCTGGATGGACATCTAATGAAGGTGGAGGTATATCCTATAATATTCCTTATGCAAAGAGTGTAAGTATAGAAAAATCTTTAATTGATTGGCAGTACTGTGATAGACTTGTTGGAATTTATGAAGAGATGGGAATTTCTTTAAATAGGGAACCCTTTGGACCTTTAACAGGAACATTGGTTCCACCAAGCATGTCAAATGCAGTTGCAATAATAGAGGGCCTTCTTGCAGCAGAGCAGGGCGTTAAAAATTTGACATTGGGATATGGGCAGTGTGGAAATTTAATTCAGGATGTTGCAGCAATAAGGGCTTTAGTTGAGCAGGCAGAAGAATATTTTAAAGAATATGGATATGATGTAGAGCTTACAACGGTTTTCCATCAGTGGATGGGAGGATTTCCTCAAGATGAATCTAAAGCCTTTGGAGTAATATGCACTGGTTCAGCAGCAGCAGCTCTTGCTGGTGCTACAAAGGTTATAGTTAAAACACCCCACGAAGCGGTTGGTATACCTACAAAGGAGGCAAATGCAGCAGGAATTAAGGCTACAAAGCAGACGTTAAACCTTTTAAGAGGCCAGCGCCTTCCACTATCAAAGGAGTTAAAGGATGAGATAGAGCTTATTAAATCAGAAACTAAATGCATAATAGATGAAGTTTTAAAACTTGGTAGGGGAGACATTGCAGTTGGAACAGTAAAGGCATTTGAAGCTGGAGTTTTAGACATTCCCTTTGCTCCAAGCAAATATAATGCAGGCAAGATGCTTCCAGCAAGAGATAATAATGGTGCAGTAAGATATTTAGAGTTTGGGAATGTTCCATTGAACAAAGAAATAAAAGACTATAATAGAAAGCTTCTTGAGGATAGGGCAAAATATGAAGGAAGAGATGTAAGCTTTCAGATGGTAGTTGATGATATTTTTGCAGTAGGTAGGGGAGTTCTTATTGGAAGACCTGAAAAATAA
- the glmL gene encoding methylaspartate mutase accessory protein GlmL: MDAILLIDFGSTYTKLTAVDIENEEIIGTSKDLTTVEDDIMIGFNNAFNKLMENIKDKDINFIEKLACSSAAGGLKMIAIGLVPELTAEAAKRAALGAGARILGVYSYELSKGEIEEIISKKPDIILLAGGTDGGNKDCIIHNANLIAKHIKNVPVVVAGNKNARDEIEDIFKAEGIYYKATENVMPRLNAINVEPAREVIREIFMEKIIEAKGMKKAEIFINGILMPTPAAVLKAARILADGTDKEEGIGELIVIDIGGATTDVHSIAKGEPSKPGVTLRGLQEPYAKRTVEGDLGMRVSAVSLFEAAGTRRIKKFVPGTQFDVEERCKFLQRNVNVVPKTINEIEFDEALGMVATEMAMERHVGVIESVYTPMGIIYSQVGKDLLNIRYLIGTGGVLVHSSNPKKILSAGIFSMESPNFLKPLNPEILIDRTYILSAMGLLSEKYPDKAVRIMKKYMVKM, encoded by the coding sequence ATGGATGCAATACTTTTAATAGATTTTGGTAGCACCTATACAAAGCTCACTGCTGTTGATATAGAAAATGAAGAAATAATAGGAACATCTAAAGATTTAACAACTGTTGAAGATGATATAATGATAGGTTTTAATAATGCTTTTAATAAGCTTATGGAAAATATAAAGGATAAAGATATTAACTTTATAGAAAAGCTTGCATGCAGCAGTGCTGCTGGGGGGCTTAAGATGATTGCAATAGGGCTTGTTCCAGAACTTACTGCTGAGGCAGCAAAAAGGGCAGCTCTTGGAGCAGGAGCAAGAATACTTGGAGTTTACAGCTATGAGCTTTCAAAGGGGGAAATTGAAGAAATAATATCAAAAAAGCCTGATATTATTCTTCTTGCTGGAGGAACTGATGGCGGAAATAAGGATTGTATAATACACAATGCAAATCTTATAGCAAAACACATAAAAAACGTTCCAGTTGTTGTTGCAGGAAACAAAAACGCAAGGGATGAGATTGAAGATATATTTAAAGCAGAAGGAATATATTATAAAGCAACTGAAAACGTAATGCCCCGCCTTAATGCGATTAATGTTGAGCCTGCAAGAGAAGTAATAAGGGAAATATTCATGGAGAAAATAATTGAAGCCAAAGGAATGAAAAAGGCTGAAATCTTTATTAATGGAATATTAATGCCAACTCCTGCTGCTGTATTAAAGGCAGCGAGGATATTAGCTGATGGTACCGATAAAGAAGAAGGAATAGGAGAGCTTATTGTAATAGATATAGGTGGAGCAACTACCGATGTTCATTCAATTGCAAAGGGTGAGCCTTCAAAACCAGGAGTTACATTAAGAGGTCTTCAGGAGCCCTATGCTAAGCGAACTGTTGAGGGGGATCTTGGCATGAGAGTAAGTGCTGTGTCACTATTTGAGGCAGCAGGAACAAGAAGGATTAAAAAATTTGTACCGGGCACTCAATTTGATGTTGAAGAAAGATGTAAATTTTTGCAGAGAAATGTAAATGTAGTTCCAAAAACTATAAATGAAATTGAATTTGATGAGGCTCTTGGAATGGTTGCAACTGAAATGGCTATGGAAAGGCATGTTGGAGTTATAGAGAGCGTTTATACACCAATGGGAATTATATACTCTCAAGTAGGAAAAGACCTTTTGAATATTAGATATTTAATTGGAACCGGAGGAGTTTTAGTTCACAGCAGCAATCCTAAAAAGATATTAAGTGCAGGAATTTTTAGTATGGAATCTCCAAATTTCTTAAAGCCTTTAAATCCTGAAATATTAATTGATAGGACATATATTTTATCAGCTATGGGACTTCTTTCAGAAAAATATCCTGACAAAGCTGTGAGAATAATGAAAAAGTATATGGTTAAAATGTAG
- the glmS gene encoding methylaspartate mutase subunit S, whose protein sequence is MNKTIVLGVIGADCHAVGNKILEHAFSQAGFNVINIGVLSPQEDFINAAIETNASAILVSSLYGHGEIDCRGLREKCDEAGLKDIILYVGGNLVVGKQDWKSVEQRFKDMGFNRVYPPGTSPQSAIEDLKHDLGIES, encoded by the coding sequence ATGAATAAGACCATTGTACTTGGAGTTATAGGTGCTGATTGTCACGCAGTTGGAAATAAAATTTTAGAGCATGCTTTTTCTCAGGCGGGATTTAATGTTATTAACATAGGCGTTTTAAGCCCACAGGAAGATTTTATAAATGCTGCAATTGAAACAAATGCCAGTGCTATACTTGTATCATCACTCTATGGTCATGGAGAGATTGACTGTAGGGGACTTAGGGAAAAATGTGATGAAGCAGGGCTTAAGGATATAATACTTTATGTTGGAGGCAACCTTGTTGTTGGTAAACAGGACTGGAAATCTGTAGAGCAAAGGTTTAAGGATATGGGATTTAATAGAGTTTATCCACCAGGAACATCTCCACAGTCTGCAATTGAAGATTTGAAACATGATCTTGGTATTGAAAGTTGA
- a CDS encoding GntR family transcriptional regulator, with product MNIYIDKKSGIPIYIQIKSQIMEEIKNGNLKIGEKMPTERELAKLINTSRNTVSAAYNLLEQEGVLVSYQGRGTFVAEEAKTWKQHDIKDKILKFIDLAIEEAIEMGFSTKEFFALVQERIKEKEEFIKKINAVFIECNIEQAKDFSMQLSEAINFNVIPLTISELSNMADKTKKVMEQSQLVITTFNHVNEVRNLISNFNKDVFGIAINPSLETIVKIARYPKETKFGLVCLSREFHFKVENALKSAGLENILIEATISRKQEDIQNVIDNSDVLIVSPGRKSEVLRLSKGKKEVIRFDYNLDHDSVKAVIAKMIEIKSKYNG from the coding sequence ATGAATATATACATAGACAAGAAAAGCGGAATACCGATATACATACAAATTAAATCGCAAATAATGGAAGAGATTAAAAATGGTAACTTAAAGATAGGAGAAAAAATGCCTACTGAAAGGGAACTTGCAAAACTTATTAATACAAGTAGGAATACAGTTAGTGCTGCCTATAACCTTTTAGAACAGGAAGGAGTATTAGTTTCTTATCAGGGGCGCGGTACCTTTGTTGCAGAGGAGGCAAAGACTTGGAAACAACATGATATAAAGGATAAGATATTAAAATTTATTGATCTTGCAATTGAAGAAGCTATTGAAATGGGGTTTAGTACAAAGGAGTTTTTTGCACTTGTTCAGGAAAGGATAAAAGAAAAGGAAGAATTTATTAAAAAGATAAATGCTGTTTTTATAGAATGTAACATAGAACAGGCAAAGGACTTTTCAATGCAGCTTTCTGAGGCAATTAATTTTAATGTAATTCCACTTACTATATCAGAGCTAAGCAACATGGCAGACAAAACAAAAAAGGTAATGGAGCAGTCACAACTTGTTATTACAACTTTTAATCATGTAAATGAAGTAAGGAACCTTATATCAAATTTTAATAAAGATGTATTTGGGATTGCAATAAACCCTTCTCTTGAAACTATTGTTAAAATTGCGAGATATCCAAAAGAAACTAAATTTGGACTTGTATGTTTGTCAAGAGAGTTCCACTTTAAAGTTGAAAATGCTTTAAAATCTGCAGGCCTTGAAAACATTCTAATTGAGGCCACTATAAGCAGAAAACAAGAGGATATTCAAAATGTAATCGATAATAGTGATGTATTAATAGTATCTCCAGGAAGAAAGAGCGAAGTTTTAAGGCTTTCAAAGGGGAAAAAGGAAGTTATAAGGTTCGATTATAATCTTGATCATGATTCGGTTAAGGCTGTTATTGCTAAAATGATAGAAATAAAAAGCAAATATAATGGTTAA
- a CDS encoding radical SAM protein, whose amino-acid sequence MSGIRIIVTYNCNFMCGNCRYKCGPYRKGIMEVNNFRNKIVKLYEDGYRDYIIIEGGEPFLYIGMIYKYLKKIKNIDAKKYIITNGFWGDIETYLYSLNELKEIGLYGIIIEYDYFHSAFTDISTIKGAIEKALKNGLNVTLKSVFLTKDISVKADILTFEFIKKIRESYKNIGYIFECVNTNEQNALLKFKTNTKEKVIMYKDRENI is encoded by the coding sequence ATGAGTGGCATAAGAATTATAGTTACATATAATTGTAATTTTATGTGTGGAAATTGCAGATATAAGTGTGGTCCTTACAGAAAAGGAATAATGGAGGTAAATAACTTTAGAAACAAAATAGTAAAACTATATGAAGATGGATATAGAGATTACATAATAATTGAAGGAGGAGAACCTTTTCTTTATATAGGAATGATTTATAAATATTTAAAGAAAATAAAAAATATAGATGCAAAAAAATATATAATTACTAATGGATTTTGGGGGGATATTGAAACCTATTTATATTCTTTAAATGAATTAAAAGAAATAGGCCTTTATGGGATTATAATAGAATATGATTATTTTCATTCTGCATTTACTGATATTTCAACAATTAAAGGTGCTATTGAAAAGGCCCTTAAAAATGGATTAAATGTAACATTAAAATCAGTTTTTCTGACGAAGGATATAAGTGTTAAGGCAGATATTTTAACATTTGAATTTATAAAAAAAATTAGAGAAAGCTATAAAAACATAGGATATATATTCGAGTGTGTAAATACTAATGAACAGAATGCATTATTAAAGTTTAAGACAAACACAAAGGAAAAGGTTATTATGTATAAAGATAGAGAAAACATTTAA
- a CDS encoding DUF1540 domain-containing protein, giving the protein MIENLRCSVANCVYNSNNLCTANHVDIYPIGNGIANSSEGTGCKTFKPKSEYPFLVYK; this is encoded by the coding sequence ATGATCGAAAATTTAAGATGCAGTGTAGCAAATTGTGTATATAACAGCAATAACCTTTGTACTGCCAACCACGTTGATATATATCCAATAGGCAACGGTATTGCAAACAGTAGTGAAGGAACGGGCTGTAAAACTTTCAAGCCCAAATCTGAGTATCCTTTTCTTGTATATAAATAA
- a CDS encoding TetR/AcrR family transcriptional regulator, with product MNKTKKLIFDAAIKAFSRKGFHKSTMDEIAEIAGVAKGTLYYHFKSKEDIFKFIIDEEIKLIVDEIKNRTQYISNPREKLEAICKIQLVLVTDYFEFFKTMFSQMWGDEERQNQLREALSKYFKIIGEYIKEAAEEGHIDKERTELIPYNFFGMMASIIVYSLLHSDNDIDTVIHSFVDFAMNGMIQR from the coding sequence ATGAATAAAACTAAAAAACTAATATTTGATGCTGCTATAAAAGCTTTTTCACGTAAAGGATTTCATAAATCTACTATGGATGAGATAGCTGAAATTGCCGGAGTAGCAAAAGGAACTTTATATTATCATTTTAAAAGCAAAGAAGATATTTTTAAGTTTATAATTGATGAAGAGATAAAATTAATTGTAGATGAAATAAAAAATAGAACACAGTATATTTCAAATCCACGTGAAAAACTTGAGGCTATATGTAAAATTCAACTTGTACTTGTAACGGATTACTTTGAATTTTTTAAAACTATGTTCAGTCAAATGTGGGGAGATGAAGAAAGACAAAACCAACTTAGGGAAGCATTATCAAAGTATTTTAAAATAATAGGTGAATACATAAAGGAAGCAGCTGAAGAAGGGCATATAGATAAAGAAAGGACTGAGCTTATTCCATACAATTTTTTTGGAATGATGGCATCAATAATAGTATATAGTCTTTTACATAGTGATAATGACATTGATACTGTTATACATTCATTTGTAGATTTTGCTATGAATGGTATGATTCAAAGATAA